The Terriglobia bacterium genome has a window encoding:
- the lexA gene encoding transcriptional repressor LexA, with protein MALTKRQRELYDWISEFVQKHGYSPSFEEIGDGMGLSSLATVHKHITNLEKKGLLKRDYNRSRSIDLLPPKGKMKQVMAAAANAELPLLGRIAAGRPVEAMENPQTISLTDFTKSKDVFVLEVRGDSMQDEAILNGDYILVEKTSVARNGEIVVALVDGMETTLKRIYKEGEKVRLQPSNAAMQPIVVHASAVQIQGRVIGVLRKY; from the coding sequence ATGGCACTAACAAAGCGGCAACGTGAACTGTACGACTGGATCTCGGAGTTCGTGCAGAAGCACGGTTACTCGCCTTCCTTCGAGGAGATCGGCGACGGGATGGGCCTGAGTTCGCTGGCCACCGTGCACAAGCACATCACCAACCTGGAGAAGAAGGGACTGCTGAAGCGCGACTACAACCGCAGCCGCTCCATCGACCTGCTCCCGCCCAAGGGCAAGATGAAGCAGGTGATGGCTGCCGCGGCCAACGCCGAGCTGCCGCTGCTGGGCCGCATCGCCGCCGGACGGCCGGTCGAGGCCATGGAGAACCCCCAGACCATTTCCCTCACCGACTTCACCAAGTCGAAAGACGTCTTCGTGCTCGAGGTGCGCGGCGACTCCATGCAGGACGAGGCCATTCTGAACGGAGATTACATCCTGGTGGAAAAAACCAGCGTGGCGCGCAACGGAGAGATCGTGGTCGCGCTGGTGGATGGCATGGAGACCACGCTCAAGCGCATCTACAAGGAAGGCGAAAAGGTCCGCCTCCAGCCTTCCAACGCCGCCATGCAGCCCATCGTGGTGCACGCATCCGCGGTGCAGATCCAGGGCCGCGTCATCGGCGTCCTGCGCAAGTACTAA
- a CDS encoding tetratricopeptide repeat protein, with amino-acid sequence MADLQKRLEKAEKYLQKGKQKDALEEYLEILEEDPNNDSVRQTAADLCISLNQTEQAIELLAVSYDRLAQIGDVGKAAITYKKLARLTTPTVEQMARYAQLIEKKDKREALDTYHQAVEGFLGKGRKADAFKALQRVVLLEPSLTNYQRQGEIASELGDGKTAATAFLQAGNLVQQEGKDPRECYERANALDGSNADAALALGRTLLAQKQSDRAVTVLSPFATGPEPRIDICETYGRTLLAARRPLDAEPYIWALYERDSKQADEVARLIGAMLDTEHGDKALAAAHRLEEHEVKRNRRREFVALLKDLVVDKHPVGFEFLEYMVEMYNSTNREHDYSDALLKLFELYFAAGNFLKAADSLDRAAEVDPYEPGHHKRMEMLRGKIETSRFNAIAGRLKIAGGVDEQQEEKPVEEKEPTVLEDFMLQAEIFLQYSMRSKALERIERIAKLFPREEEKNEKLHLLYANAGFVPKYADTPPVPQVTGSIPVPVVTGSIPAPSAAAAQAMANESAVDNISRVTEITRNIYRQGNVKSVLFTCVNDVGRHWSASRCVAGLCTPGKPPSAALEYCSTSVKQSEVMALVKLINTLQGKLVTDGVVAIGNTRSTNDPASAYIASLGIQSVLAVPLMDGDEHVGILILEQCDRPREWRQTDIVVLKTIADQTQQAVQNAKLRSLMKTLAVTDEKSGLLKRSSYLDVMLSETRRALQQNSTCTVMLLHFGKPAAMVKEVGETAVENLMQTIGQSVCSHIRQNDVAVHYELTTIAVVLADTSEKNAFFVVDKLRKVMNGTKLPGTNREVVMTVGIAEAVVQQKFDPIDIVTEVINRADTALEVAKTEGGGKAQSLAPQYETAAAAAS; translated from the coding sequence ATGGCAGACCTTCAAAAACGTCTGGAAAAAGCCGAGAAGTATCTCCAGAAGGGCAAACAGAAAGACGCTCTCGAAGAATACCTGGAGATCCTCGAAGAAGACCCGAATAACGATTCGGTCCGCCAGACTGCGGCTGATCTCTGCATCTCCCTGAACCAGACGGAGCAGGCGATCGAACTGCTCGCGGTGAGCTACGACCGCCTGGCCCAGATCGGTGACGTGGGGAAGGCCGCCATCACTTATAAGAAACTGGCGCGCCTGACCACGCCGACCGTGGAGCAGATGGCGCGCTACGCCCAGCTGATCGAGAAGAAGGACAAGAGGGAAGCCCTGGACACTTATCACCAGGCGGTCGAAGGCTTCCTCGGCAAAGGCCGCAAGGCTGATGCCTTTAAGGCGCTGCAACGGGTGGTCCTCCTGGAACCGTCACTCACCAATTACCAGCGCCAGGGGGAGATCGCTTCGGAACTGGGCGACGGCAAGACTGCCGCAACTGCCTTTCTCCAGGCCGGGAACCTGGTGCAGCAGGAAGGCAAGGATCCGCGCGAGTGCTACGAACGCGCCAACGCTCTGGATGGATCGAACGCCGACGCCGCCTTGGCCCTGGGCCGGACGCTGCTGGCGCAGAAGCAATCCGACCGGGCGGTCACGGTCCTCAGTCCGTTCGCCACCGGCCCTGAGCCGCGCATCGACATCTGCGAGACGTATGGCCGGACGCTCCTGGCGGCACGGAGGCCGCTCGACGCTGAGCCGTACATCTGGGCGCTCTACGAGCGCGACTCCAAGCAGGCCGACGAAGTGGCCAGGCTGATCGGCGCCATGCTCGACACCGAGCATGGCGATAAGGCTCTGGCGGCCGCTCACCGTCTGGAGGAGCACGAGGTCAAGCGCAATCGGCGTCGCGAGTTCGTCGCCCTGCTGAAGGACCTGGTGGTTGACAAGCATCCGGTCGGCTTCGAGTTTCTGGAATACATGGTGGAGATGTACAACTCCACCAATCGGGAGCACGACTACAGCGACGCTCTGCTGAAGCTGTTCGAACTGTATTTCGCTGCCGGCAATTTCCTGAAGGCCGCTGACTCGCTGGATCGTGCGGCCGAGGTGGACCCCTACGAGCCCGGTCACCACAAGCGCATGGAGATGCTGCGCGGCAAGATCGAGACCAGCCGGTTCAACGCCATCGCCGGGCGGCTGAAGATCGCGGGCGGGGTGGACGAGCAGCAGGAGGAGAAGCCGGTCGAGGAGAAAGAGCCCACCGTCCTCGAGGACTTCATGCTCCAGGCCGAGATCTTCCTGCAATACTCGATGCGCTCGAAGGCCCTGGAGCGCATCGAGCGCATCGCCAAGCTGTTCCCGCGCGAGGAAGAGAAGAACGAAAAGCTCCACCTGCTGTACGCGAACGCGGGATTCGTCCCGAAGTACGCGGACACCCCCCCGGTGCCGCAGGTGACGGGGTCCATACCGGTGCCGGTCGTGACCGGATCCATTCCCGCGCCATCGGCTGCCGCGGCGCAGGCGATGGCCAACGAGAGCGCGGTGGACAACATCTCCCGCGTCACCGAGATCACGCGCAACATCTACCGCCAGGGCAACGTGAAGAGCGTACTGTTCACCTGCGTGAACGACGTCGGGCGCCACTGGAGCGCCAGCCGCTGCGTGGCCGGATTGTGCACGCCGGGCAAGCCGCCCTCGGCCGCGCTGGAGTATTGCAGCACCAGCGTCAAGCAGTCGGAGGTGATGGCGCTGGTCAAGCTGATCAACACTCTGCAGGGGAAGCTGGTTACGGACGGAGTGGTCGCGATCGGCAACACGCGCTCGACCAACGACCCCGCATCGGCCTACATCGCTTCGCTTGGCATCCAGTCGGTGCTCGCGGTGCCGCTGATGGACGGCGACGAACACGTCGGCATCCTCATCCTGGAGCAGTGCGACCGCCCGCGCGAGTGGCGCCAGACCGACATCGTGGTGCTCAAGACCATCGCCGACCAGACCCAACAGGCGGTGCAAAACGCGAAGCTGCGCAGCCTGATGAAGACCCTGGCTGTCACCGACGAAAAATCCGGACTGCTGAAACGGTCTTCTTATCTTGACGTCATGCTCTCCGAAACGCGGCGTGCACTGCAGCAGAATTCGACCTGCACGGTCATGCTGCTGCATTTCGGCAAGCCGGCCGCCATGGTCAAGGAGGTGGGCGAGACCGCCGTGGAGAATCTGATGCAGACCATCGGGCAGTCCGTCTGCTCGCACATCCGGCAGAACGATGTCGCGGTGCACTACGAGCTAACCACCATCGCAGTGGTCCTCGCGGACACCAGCGAGAAGAACGCCTTCTTCGTGGTGGACAAGCTGCGCAAGGTGATGAACGGGACCAAGCTCCCCGGCACCAACCGCGAGGTCGTGATGACGGTCGGGATCGCGGAAGCCGTAGTGCAACAGAAATTCGACCCCATCGACATCGTCACCGAGGTCATCAACCGCGCCGATACCGCGCTGGAGGTCGCCAAGACCGAGGGCGGGGGCAAGGCCCAATCGCTGGCGCCGCAGTACGAGACCGCCGCCGCGGCCGCCAGCTAG
- a CDS encoding amino acid permease, which produces MTATRRSDIAAAVGESADNQVANERGLRRQLGAGQMAMVGVGGSIGTGLLLGSAAAIQIAGPAVILSFALAALIAYTVAMAMGELASVHPAAGSFGVYAEIYLNHWAGFVSRSGFWIAIAMAIGGEMVASATYMNQWLPGVPAIVWICIFAAALLAVNLMSVGRYGWFEYWFAMVKVVTMIAFVALGGVLLLTGHLAPQYAANGGFFPRGHAAPMYAMAFALFTFAGVEMVAISSGESRSGRDVGRAMRIAFFLLAFVYLGSIVVLVGIMPWDGAGVTESPFVTVFKHVGLPAAGHVMNFVVLTAALSGANASLYVDSRMLFSLARGGCAPAAMGRLNHSGTPMNALLVSSFGIIVALVLERWAPKDAFVYILGAALFGAMLAWLVALAAHVVFRRRLGAEQLAALPMRSPGGAWLSAAGLAAIVISLLTTWGASPVTVVSGVVYLVILSIAYLLVAPGIRERLATSD; this is translated from the coding sequence GTGACAGCCACCCGCCGTTCTGATATAGCTGCCGCCGTGGGGGAATCCGCGGACAACCAGGTCGCCAACGAACGCGGGCTGCGCCGGCAATTGGGCGCCGGGCAGATGGCCATGGTGGGGGTCGGAGGCTCGATCGGCACCGGCCTGCTGCTGGGATCGGCGGCCGCCATCCAGATCGCGGGCCCGGCGGTGATCTTGAGCTTCGCGCTCGCCGCCCTCATCGCGTATACCGTCGCCATGGCCATGGGCGAGTTGGCCAGCGTGCATCCCGCCGCCGGATCATTCGGGGTTTACGCCGAAATCTACCTCAACCACTGGGCCGGCTTCGTCTCCCGATCCGGCTTTTGGATCGCCATCGCCATGGCCATCGGCGGCGAGATGGTGGCCTCCGCGACGTACATGAACCAGTGGCTGCCCGGCGTGCCGGCCATCGTCTGGATCTGCATCTTCGCCGCCGCGCTACTGGCGGTGAACCTGATGAGTGTCGGCCGATACGGTTGGTTCGAATACTGGTTCGCCATGGTGAAGGTGGTCACCATGATCGCCTTCGTCGCCCTCGGAGGTGTGCTGCTGCTCACCGGGCATCTCGCGCCGCAGTACGCCGCCAATGGGGGCTTCTTCCCCAGGGGCCACGCTGCGCCCATGTACGCCATGGCTTTCGCGTTGTTCACCTTCGCCGGCGTGGAGATGGTGGCCATCAGCTCGGGCGAGTCGCGCTCCGGACGAGACGTCGGCCGGGCCATGCGCATCGCCTTCTTCCTGCTGGCCTTCGTCTATCTGGGATCCATCGTGGTGCTGGTCGGGATCATGCCCTGGGACGGCGCAGGCGTGACCGAGAGCCCGTTCGTCACCGTCTTCAAACACGTGGGCCTGCCCGCCGCCGGGCACGTGATGAACTTCGTGGTATTGACCGCCGCGCTTTCCGGCGCCAACGCCAGCCTGTACGTGGATTCCCGCATGCTCTTCTCGCTGGCGCGCGGGGGATGCGCGCCGGCGGCCATGGGGCGCCTGAACCACTCGGGTACGCCGATGAATGCCCTGCTGGTCTCTTCCTTCGGGATCATCGTGGCGCTGGTGCTGGAACGCTGGGCGCCCAAAGACGCGTTCGTGTACATTCTCGGCGCAGCCCTGTTCGGCGCGATGCTGGCCTGGCTGGTGGCGCTGGCGGCACACGTGGTCTTCCGCCGCCGCCTCGGCGCGGAGCAGCTCGCGGCGTTGCCCATGCGCTCGCCCGGCGGCGCCTGGCTCTCCGCTGCCGGATTAGCCGCCATCGTCATCTCGCTGCTGACCACCTGGGGCGCATCGCCGGTGACGGTGGTCAGCGGCGTCGTCTACCTCGTCATCCTTTCTATCGCGTACCTGCTCGTCGCACCCGGCATTCGCGAGCGACTAGCGACGAGCGACTAA
- a CDS encoding aminotransferase class V-fold PLP-dependent enzyme, translating into MSPMADDLLRYRSEFPILEHTTYLISNSLGAMPRGVYDAMKSYADSWAERGVRAWEEAWWMLAVEVGDEIGAIFNAPKSSVSVHQNVTTTEAIVASCFDFSGKRNKIVYDDLNFPSIMYFWEAQRSRGARVHMVKTDDGVTVPLQRLLDAIDDQTLLVPISHVIFRSSYLQDAKAIIEKAHKVGALVVLDAFQSVGSVPVDVQALNTDFATGGVLKWLCGGPGVGYLYVRPDLGRKLEPKLTGWFAHKNSFAFATGPIEYADPPFRFMNGTTHIPALYACRPGLKIIREIGVERIREKSKRQTSKLIAMAEQRGWGVNTPRDPERRGGTVSIDMPNAPQVCQELLKRDILVDYRPKAGVRMSPHFYTKDEEIDRAINAVEEILAGMRVTAS; encoded by the coding sequence ATGTCCCCCATGGCCGACGACCTGCTTCGCTACCGCTCCGAGTTCCCCATCCTGGAGCACACCACCTACCTCATCAGCAACTCGCTGGGCGCGATGCCCCGCGGCGTCTACGACGCCATGAAGTCGTACGCCGATAGCTGGGCAGAGCGCGGCGTTCGCGCCTGGGAAGAAGCCTGGTGGATGCTCGCGGTCGAGGTTGGCGACGAGATCGGCGCCATCTTCAACGCGCCCAAGAGCTCGGTCTCGGTGCACCAGAATGTGACCACCACCGAAGCCATCGTCGCTTCCTGCTTCGATTTCAGCGGCAAGCGCAACAAGATCGTGTACGACGACCTGAATTTTCCCTCCATCATGTATTTCTGGGAGGCGCAGCGCTCGCGCGGAGCCCGCGTGCACATGGTCAAGACCGACGACGGCGTCACCGTCCCGCTCCAGCGTTTGCTCGACGCCATCGACGACCAGACGCTGCTCGTGCCCATCTCGCACGTCATTTTCCGCAGCTCCTACCTCCAGGACGCGAAGGCCATCATCGAGAAGGCGCACAAGGTCGGCGCGCTCGTCGTGCTCGACGCCTTCCAGTCCGTCGGCTCCGTTCCCGTGGACGTGCAGGCGCTGAACACCGATTTCGCCACCGGCGGCGTGCTCAAGTGGCTGTGCGGCGGCCCGGGTGTCGGCTATCTCTACGTGCGGCCGGACCTCGGCAGGAAGCTCGAGCCCAAGCTGACCGGCTGGTTCGCGCACAAGAACTCCTTCGCTTTCGCCACCGGCCCCATCGAATACGCCGACCCTCCCTTCCGCTTCATGAACGGCACCACGCACATCCCCGCCCTCTACGCCTGCCGGCCGGGATTGAAGATCATCCGCGAGATCGGGGTGGAGCGCATCCGCGAGAAGTCGAAGCGGCAGACCTCGAAGCTCATCGCCATGGCCGAGCAGCGCGGCTGGGGGGTGAACACGCCGCGCGATCCCGAGCGCCGCGGCGGCACAGTCTCCATCGACATGCCCAATGCGCCGCAGGTCTGCCAGGAACTGCTCAAACGCGACATCCTGGTGGATTACCGGCCGAAAGCCGGGGTGCGCATGTCGCCGCACTTCTACACCAAAGACGAGGAGATCGACCGCGCCATCAATGCCGTGGAGGAGATCCTCGCAGGGATGCGCGTAACAGCATCCTAG
- a CDS encoding LemA family protein, producing MAFIMLLVLLFIAAGVVWYFVTIYNGLVALKNDIDKSWSNIDVLLKQRHDELSKLLDVCKGYMQFEKTTFENIAKARSMYTAATTVDQKAQADAAVSTAVRGLFAVAENYPDLKTNTSFMQLQGRITEIENSIADRREFYNDTVNTFNIRIAVVPDMFVAGMMHLTPRELFKAAEADKADVKMDFSVAPGR from the coding sequence ATGGCGTTCATCATGCTGCTCGTCCTGCTGTTCATCGCCGCGGGGGTCGTCTGGTACTTCGTCACCATTTACAACGGCCTGGTGGCGCTCAAGAACGACATCGACAAGTCCTGGTCGAACATCGACGTGCTCCTCAAGCAGCGCCACGACGAGCTCAGCAAGCTGCTCGACGTCTGCAAGGGCTACATGCAGTTCGAGAAGACGACGTTCGAGAACATCGCCAAGGCGCGCTCCATGTACACCGCCGCCACCACCGTGGACCAGAAAGCGCAGGCCGATGCCGCGGTCAGCACCGCCGTCCGCGGCCTGTTTGCCGTGGCCGAGAACTATCCCGATCTGAAGACCAACACCAGCTTCATGCAGCTCCAGGGGCGCATCACCGAGATCGAGAACTCCATCGCCGACCGCCGCGAGTTCTACAACGACACCGTCAACACCTTCAACATCCGCATCGCCGTGGTGCCCGACATGTTCGTCGCCGGCATGATGCACCTGACCCCGCGCGAGCTCTTTAAAGCCGCGGAGGCCGATAAGGCAGACGTGAAGATGGATTTCTCCGTGGCGCCGGGGCGCTAG
- a CDS encoding E3 ubiquitin ligase family protein, translating to MLPFPHVALWLSSSDDGKTVLYAAIGFVIGIALFIRGFRVLQRKRLILDTPTAKVRSAAIGLVELTGLAVGPNTITSPITQRPCFYYRTAVWKEVGSGKNRHWEQKIDERFHVPFFMKDETGMVLVDPNGAEMDIHCDFKAEYSRSMFAGLSVPPRVAEFAGRNGVALDDNVRVEEYCLKPRNALYVLGTLATNSGLSPQMKPMPTSPGGPEIADLDLGGGRAGLAGSLLNLANLRFNVSVQRPTQATFGPAGQASEVHLTDFDRKMEAKRAQQAAAAQAASPQAAEARTQPAALAAVAAQDPALAAAAATVMGTSFPQAIADPAGAQAQTDAKQPPRAVPGLDHFAVAPEEEPFPDKCPTVLCKGSNNPAFYISWRSQKEIVSDLSTRSSLYIFGGPVLSALCLWYLLTYFRMN from the coding sequence ATGCTGCCATTCCCACATGTCGCGCTCTGGCTGTCCTCGTCGGACGATGGCAAGACGGTCCTCTACGCCGCCATCGGCTTCGTGATCGGCATCGCGCTCTTCATCCGGGGCTTCCGCGTCCTGCAGCGCAAGCGCCTGATCCTCGATACTCCCACAGCCAAGGTGCGCAGCGCCGCCATCGGGTTGGTCGAACTGACGGGGCTGGCTGTCGGTCCCAACACCATCACTTCGCCGATCACCCAGCGACCCTGCTTCTACTACCGCACTGCCGTCTGGAAGGAGGTCGGATCGGGCAAGAACCGGCACTGGGAGCAGAAGATCGACGAGCGATTCCACGTCCCCTTCTTTATGAAGGACGAGACCGGCATGGTGCTCGTGGACCCCAACGGCGCTGAGATGGATATCCACTGCGATTTCAAGGCGGAGTACAGCCGCTCCATGTTCGCCGGACTCAGCGTGCCGCCCAGGGTGGCGGAATTCGCCGGCCGAAACGGCGTGGCGCTGGACGACAACGTCCGCGTCGAGGAGTACTGCCTGAAGCCGCGCAATGCCCTCTACGTTCTGGGCACGCTGGCCACCAACTCCGGCCTGTCGCCCCAGATGAAGCCGATGCCGACTTCACCGGGGGGACCGGAAATCGCAGACCTCGACCTGGGAGGCGGACGCGCCGGCCTGGCTGGCTCTCTCCTGAACCTCGCCAATCTGAGATTCAACGTCAGCGTGCAGCGCCCGACCCAGGCGACATTCGGCCCTGCGGGCCAGGCGAGCGAAGTCCATCTCACCGACTTTGATCGCAAAATGGAGGCAAAGCGCGCGCAACAAGCCGCGGCCGCGCAGGCGGCTTCTCCCCAGGCAGCGGAGGCTCGCACCCAACCCGCCGCGCTGGCGGCCGTTGCAGCGCAGGACCCCGCGCTGGCCGCAGCCGCAGCCACGGTCATGGGCACGTCATTCCCGCAGGCCATCGCTGATCCTGCCGGCGCCCAGGCGCAAACGGACGCCAAGCAACCGCCAAGAGCCGTGCCCGGGCTCGATCATTTCGCGGTCGCCCCCGAGGAGGAGCCTTTCCCAGATAAGTGTCCGACGGTCCTCTGCAAGGGCAGCAATAACCCCGCGTTTTACATTTCCTGGCGCAGTCAAAAAGAGATAGTCTCTGACCTGTCGACGCGGTCGTCCCTGTACATTTTCGGCGGGCCGGTGCTGAGCGCTCTCTGCCTCTGGTACCTGCTGACGTACTTCCGAATGAATTAG